TAAATCTGTAATTGATGAATGGCTTAAAATGATGACACCAAGATGGTCCAGTGAAAAATACATCAATACTGTTATTTATCGCTTGAATTACATTACTGAAGATTTTGCAGAACAATCTATTGATGAAGTAGATCGCAAGCAAGTTGTTAAGAAAGTAAAAGAAATGGTCAGTAAGGGAACGCTTGAAACCGCGAAGCGCTCACTTCGACTTTTAAATGAGTTATTTAATTTTGCGATTGCATCTGATTACACGCAAAAAAATCCATGCACTTTGGTTGCCGATGTTATTCCGCAACAAGTAGTGCAAAACATGCCATCTCTTGATGCTGATCAAATGCCTGAATTTTGGCGCAGAGTAAATCAGTCAAATGTTACACCTGAGCTGTTACACGGATTGAAACTCGTTTGTTACACAGCAGTTCGTATTTCTGAATTATTGAGCGCCCGATGGGACACAGGAGAAATTGATTTAAAAAATGATCAGTGGGTAATTCCTGCATCTCGCATGAAGATGCGTAGAGATCATGTCGTGCCACTCACAAAACAAACTAAAAAATTGTTCCAAGATTTGTATGACAATCGAATTGATAACGGCTATGTATTTAAGAATACAAGAAATCCAGAGCTACCAACAAAATCAGAAAGTATTTTAGCAATTATTAAAAGGAATGGTTATGGTGGACAAATGGTCACACATGGCTTTCGTTCACTCTTTTCAACACATGCAAATAATTCACAAAAATTTAGAGCTGATGTGATTGAATACCAAATTGCACACGTGCCTAAAGATCGAATCCGCGGCATTTATAATAGAGCCGAATATTGGGAAGAACGAAAAGAATTAATGGAATGGTATTCAAATGAAGTTGATAAATGGATGAAATAAAATGGAACCATGGCTTTACCACTACCTAAAATTTAACCTTAAATTCGCCAAGCCGTTTTTTAAATATCACGGCTATGGCGTGATGAATCCAATGTTTGTATTTCATGCTGATATTGATAAGTATGCTGTGACGAAAGTGAGGAGTTAACCGTTCGTCGGGAGAATAAGGATAAATTAAAATAATGCTTGATTGTGCAATTATAATTGCACATAATAACAACATAGAGAGAAGCACAGTGCATCACTCAGAACCGCGAGGCGGAACCAATGAACAAATCAGAACTTTTCAAAGCAGCACACAAACTAGCTAAATCAGTAATTAAAGCGGGCGATAACTACCGTGTAACTTTCGGAGCAGCAATTAAAGCGGTTAAAGAGGGTTTTGTTGCGGTTGAAAAAATCACAGTAGTTTTGAAAGCTTGGAATAAAAAAGAAGGCGAGTTACGTGTTTACTTAAACCTAGAAGATAGCAACGATGATTTAGGTTATGTGTTAATCGAAGGTAAAAAACTTAACTACTCTAAAGTTGAATTTGCGTATGTAGAGCGCCTTAAAGCAGCAGTTGCAACTAAACTAGCTAAACTACAAGCTAAAAATCCGAAATACTCTGAGAAATCTGTAATGGATTTTGCGGCACTATCAATCTAATAAAAGGAATTAAAAATGGAAACTATCGAAGTCACACGCGTAGAGTTTAACTCACAGGATGCACAAGATGAATTTCAAAATCAAATGCGATTTGTTCATATCCCAGTTTCACATATGAGCTATCAAGAAGTTTTTGCAGTTGCATCGCGCATTCAAGATAGGTTTAAAGCATCATTCCGCATGATCGCATGTGAAGCAATTTATGAGGGAGCATTCTTTAAATATTACCAAAACACAACGACTACGTTTTTCAAGTACTAAAACAAGGTCCCTGCTTGTTACTGAGCGGGGCTTAAAGCAGGAATAAATTAATGAATAATCAAATATCAGCACAAATTGAAAACCGCATTGATATTGAAATCCAATACGTACAGCATAAGAATATGGAAGATAATATTCGTCTTTATGATCAAAAAGGGATTTATTATCTCGGGCTTCGCGCAGTTGAAAAAGCTATCAGCAAAACCGAATATCAAGAAATTTTAGAAATGGTCCAGCAAGATCATTTCGGGAAAAACCTTATAGTAATTTCAGAGCATTACGATTGGTTTTGGAATAAATATTTTAATTTTCGTGACAATGATAAACTTGAAAAAATCGGAAAGTCATTGTTTGGTAAGTCTTGGAAAAAAGCACTTGCGGAAGCATTAAAGGTGGATGAGCG
The DNA window shown above is from Acinetobacter piscicola and carries:
- a CDS encoding tyrosine-type recombinase/integrase, with amino-acid sequence MLSDSQVKALKAKEKRYSLADGEGLSIDVHPTGKKKWVLSYRVHGKQTRKSLGEYPDVGCKEARQLARQYKAEAQGKVLDSPTVKSVIDEWLKMMTPRWSSEKYINTVIYRLNYITEDFAEQSIDEVDRKQVVKKVKEMVSKGTLETAKRSLRLLNELFNFAIASDYTQKNPCTLVADVIPQQVVQNMPSLDADQMPEFWRRVNQSNVTPELLHGLKLVCYTAVRISELLSARWDTGEIDLKNDQWVIPASRMKMRRDHVVPLTKQTKKLFQDLYDNRIDNGYVFKNTRNPELPTKSESILAIIKRNGYGGQMVTHGFRSLFSTHANNSQKFRADVIEYQIAHVPKDRIRGIYNRAEYWEERKELMEWYSNEVDKWMK